A stretch of the bacterium genome encodes the following:
- a CDS encoding response regulator, with product MGNEHFQKTILYVDDQPSHRALFLKAFQGKYDIMTAASGEEGIEIIKKNKFALVIADHNMPGMTGIDFLEKVQEMNPNAEKAILSAYLDDGIAKDLNRRVKVSGQLAKPWKLDGMRGFIEKAIAAFGSTQGPIADEGEVPGVPPLSRREEPSGDLATDKPLLTSQELAHAAGHLASESPDIRGARRIFLSFVEPKIKPVFPLIRKPCAPLIKQAQDEALRGDVDALEKTLGQYLQQDGLSAILAAIADPSKKTVH from the coding sequence GTGGGGAACGAACACTTTCAAAAGACCATTCTCTACGTCGACGATCAGCCGAGCCATCGTGCGCTCTTCCTGAAGGCCTTTCAGGGCAAGTATGACATCATGACGGCGGCCTCTGGCGAAGAAGGTATTGAAATCATTAAGAAAAATAAGTTTGCCTTGGTGATCGCCGACCACAATATGCCGGGCATGACGGGCATCGATTTCTTAGAAAAAGTTCAGGAGATGAACCCGAATGCGGAAAAGGCAATACTTTCCGCATACTTAGATGATGGAATTGCCAAGGATCTGAACCGCCGGGTGAAGGTCAGTGGCCAACTCGCGAAGCCCTGGAAACTGGATGGCATGAGGGGTTTCATCGAGAAGGCCATTGCGGCCTTTGGGTCCACTCAGGGTCCGATCGCGGACGAGGGAGAGGTCCCGGGGGTCCCGCCCCTCTCCCGACGTGAAGAGCCGTCCGGCGACCTCGCCACGGACAAGCCGCTTCTCACCAGCCAGGAGCTTGCGCACGCGGCGGGCCACCTGGCCAGCGAGAGCCCCGACATTCGCGGCGCGAGGCGGATCTTTTTGAGCTTCGTCGAACCCAAGATCAAGCCGGTCTTTCCGCTCATCCGCAAGCCCTGCGCCCCGCTCATCAAACAGGCCCAGGACGAGGCGTTGAGAGGCGACGTCGACGCCCTGGAAAAGACGCTGGGCCAATACCTCCAGCAGGACGGCCTCTCGGCCATCCTGGCCGCCATCGCCGATCCGTCCAAGAAGACCGTTCACTAA
- a CDS encoding DcrB-related protein, which yields MGKISFTDLEFETPANWQDQGMLTFTLPSPDKNVKPNIILTKERLPQAIPLRQYFDRIKQSIMNRGIRDFKVTDEREIIIGGVKGIQMVCTWDVSAMKQMLAAQQGPGQPPPDIKPGQMVQQVQVTLLKDLTAVNLTGSFPADQFDLYYRPFQNFLKTIKFL from the coding sequence ATGGGAAAAATCTCCTTTACTGACCTCGAGTTCGAAACACCAGCGAATTGGCAGGATCAGGGCATGCTCACCTTCACGCTCCCCTCCCCGGATAAGAACGTGAAGCCCAACATCATCCTGACCAAGGAGAGGCTCCCGCAGGCCATTCCGCTCCGCCAATATTTCGATCGGATCAAGCAATCGATCATGAATCGCGGCATCCGTGACTTCAAGGTCACCGACGAGCGCGAGATCATCATCGGCGGGGTCAAGGGCATCCAGATGGTGTGCACCTGGGACGTCTCGGCGATGAAGCAGATGCTCGCCGCCCAGCAGGGACCGGGGCAGCCGCCTCCGGATATCAAGCCGGGGCAGATGGTCCAGCAGGTCCAGGTGACGCTTCTGAAGGACTTGACCGCCGTGAACCTGACCGGCAGTTTCCCCGCGGACCAGTTTGATCTCTACTACCGGCCCTTTCAGAACTTTCTGAAGACCATTAAATTTCTCTAG
- a CDS encoding RluA family pseudouridine synthase: MRKVYAALEGERLDRVLQTLTGLSRKKAKSLLDQGRVKVNGRKVIIASWQMKTGDAIEVVAESMPTAEKYFLKVVYEDSDLLVVEKDAGIGCEPSSLAMRPSIVSIINAYLKRKNPHLKHHYLGLVHRLDRDTSGLMVYTKTKEANKITDQFKRHTIRRKYVAVVEGRIDKDQGRIEGFLKKSDLLGGGRKVALGTAYSGQKAVTDFRVLERYGGATLVEINLNTGRTHQIRVQMASIGHPVVGDRIYGKEEDRIRFPRQALHAAYLKFHHPVTGQKMEFSSELPKDMRKLVDRLRLQA; encoded by the coding sequence GTGAGAAAGGTCTACGCCGCCTTGGAGGGAGAGCGTCTGGACCGTGTCCTGCAGACGCTGACCGGTCTCTCCCGCAAAAAGGCCAAGTCCCTCCTCGATCAAGGCCGCGTGAAGGTGAACGGCCGCAAGGTCATCATCGCCTCCTGGCAGATGAAGACGGGGGATGCGATCGAGGTCGTCGCGGAATCGATGCCCACCGCCGAGAAGTATTTCCTGAAGGTCGTCTATGAGGATTCCGACCTTCTCGTCGTCGAAAAGGACGCGGGGATCGGCTGCGAACCTTCCAGCCTTGCGATGCGCCCGTCGATCGTCTCCATCATCAACGCCTATTTGAAGCGGAAGAATCCGCACCTGAAACACCACTACCTGGGCCTCGTGCACCGGCTCGACCGCGACACCTCCGGCCTGATGGTCTACACGAAGACGAAAGAGGCCAACAAGATCACCGACCAGTTCAAGCGCCACACCATACGCCGCAAGTACGTGGCCGTGGTCGAGGGGAGGATCGACAAGGACCAAGGCCGGATCGAAGGGTTTTTGAAAAAGAGCGACCTCTTGGGGGGAGGGCGGAAGGTCGCCCTGGGGACGGCCTATTCCGGTCAGAAGGCCGTGACCGACTTTCGCGTTTTGGAGCGCTACGGCGGGGCCACGCTCGTGGAGATCAACTTGAATACGGGGCGCACTCACCAGATCCGCGTGCAGATGGCGTCGATCGGGCACCCGGTGGTGGGAGACCGGATCTATGGGAAGGAAGAAGATCGAATTCGATTCCCGCGCCAGGCTCTGCACGCCGCTTACTTGAAGTTCCACCATCCGGTGACCGGGCAAAAGATGGAGTTCTCCTCGGAACTCCCGAAAGACATGCGAAAGTTGGTCGACCGGCTCCGGCTTCAAGCCTAA